The nucleotide window CCAACTGTGGCCGGTCCTTTTGTGTTTACAAATTCAACTCGGTCGCGCTGTCGGTGATCGACGAACCGCTCAGGCTGAACCGGTCGCCGACCGAGAGGAAATGAACGAGCGTCACCGGCCGGCTGAGATGCATGGTCTGCCGCCGGATCGACAGGCAGGCAGCCCCGGCCTCCACCCCCAGCAGCGCCGCCATCTCCGCCGTGGCGTTGACCGCGCGCACCGTATGGTCGGCCGATGACCAGGGAACCCGCTCGACCAGCCAGCGGCTGGGCGCCACGCTGTCGAACGGTTCCTCCGCCACTTCGGGAACGGCGTCGAGGCTGACGAGGCGCCGCTCATGCTGGATCGGCGTCCCGTCGCTGAAATGCAGGCATTCCAGCGCCAGGATCGGCGCACCGTCGGGCAGGTCGGGCCAGCGGATGCCCTGTCCGTTGCTTATGCTCTTGCGTTCCCGGATGCGGAACTCGTAAACACGGCCCTCCCGCGCGACGACGTCGCCGATGTCCTCGATGGGCAGGGCGAAACGGTCGCGGCGGCCGGTGGCGACGAAGGTTCCGGCACGGCGGCGGCGGACGAGGAAACCCTCCCGCGCCAGCAATGCGATGGCCTTGTGCACGGTCTGGCGGGAGACGCCGTAGAGGCTCGACAACTCCGCCTCGTTGGGCAGGCGTTGGCCGGCCTGCCAGCGCCCCCGCAGGATCTGGCCGGCGACGGCGCGCTTGATCTGGTCGAACAGCGCGCCCCGGCCGTCGAGGGTAAGGCCGTCAAGTGCTTGTCGGTCAAGGGCTTGGCCGTCGAGTGCTTGGCCATCGGGGGCAAGCTCGTTCCGCGGGGCGCGTGCCGGCGTGGATGCCGGTCCGCCGCCGCGGTCCCGTCCGGTCAGGCCTTGCCGTGCCACCCCCTGCACCCCGCTCTCCGCGCCCCGATATGACGTTCGGCGATAATGTATGTACATAATCTTACGGTCAATCGCCAATTCCTGGTCCGGCGGGAGGTTTTGCTGCGACGCGGCGGAAAATCGCCTATCCCGTTCGCCGGGGCTTGCGCAGCCGCCTGAAAAAGCCAATTGGAGTGCGGGATTTACGATAAAGTCGGTTCGGGCGCGTGCATGTCGATGTGGCAGGGCAAGGACGGGTTGAGGGGGCCTCGGGCGACGGTTCGGGACGATCTGGTCGGATGCCCGGATTGCGGGCGGCTTCACCGTGCCCGTGAATTGCCTCGCGGCGGCCGGGCCGTCTGCACCCGGTGCGGCTCGCTGCTGTACCGGCATGTCGCGGGCGGGGTGCGTCATGCCCTGCCCATGGCGCTGACCGCGCTGCTGCTGCTGGGATTGATCGCCGTCGCTCCGCTGATGGCGGTGAATATCCAGGGGAACATCCGCGACGGTCTGGTGGCGACCGGGTTGGAGGAGTTGGCCGACCAGGGGATGTGGCCGCTGGCGCTGCTGGTCGGGACGCTGGTGCTGGGCGCGCCGGTGGTCCGCGTGTCGGCGGTGATCGCCGTGCTGCTCAGCCTGCACGGCGGACGTCCGCCGAAATCGCCCCGCGTGATCGCCCGGCTGTTCGCCCTGACCGAGACTCTGCGCCCCTGGGCGATGCTGGACGTCTTCCTGCTCGGCCTGCTGGTCGGCTATTCCAAGCTGTACGGATTCGCCAATGCGGAAATGCTGACCGGCGGGCTGGCGCTCGGCGGCTATGTGCTGGCGATCACCGTGATGGACCAGGGGCTCGACCGCCGGGCGCTATGGTCGGCCATCGACCATGTGCCTGCCGGCCCTTCGCCCTTCCCCCGGCGCTGGGTCTCCTGCCCGGTCTGCCAGCGGGTCCACGGCCATGACCATGAGCCCGTGCCGCACCTCTGCACCCGCTGCGACAGCCGTATGCACAAGCGGGAACCCGACAGTCTGCAACGGACCACGGCCCTGGTGGCGACCAGCGCCATTCTCTATGTGCCGGCCAACCTGCTGCCGGTGATGACCGTCGTCAATTTCGGCCGGGGCGATCCCAGCACGATCCTGGGCGGCGTCGGGGAGTTGGCGGCGTCCGGCATGTGGCCGCTGGCGCTGCTGGTCTTCATCGCCAGCATCGCGGTGCCGCTGCTGAAGCTGGGCGGGTTGCTCTGGTTCGTCGTCACGGCATGGCGCGGATCGGCTGCGCGGCTGCGGGGACGGACCCGCCTCTATCGTTTCATCGACGCCATCGGGCGTTGGTCCAATGTGGACGTATTCATGATCGCCATCCTCACGGCGCTGGTGCAGTTCGGCGCCGTCGCCTCCGTCCGCGCCGATTCCGGCGCGATCGCCTTCGCCGCCGTGGTCATCCTGACCATGCTGGCAAGCCACGTCTTCGACCCGCGCGTGATGTGGGACCGGGCGGACGGGGGGCGGCATGACTGACTCCGGCCAGCCCCCTCCGCCCGCATCTCCCGCCGCTCCGCCGCCTTCTCCTCCGCCGGAGGTCGAGGTATCGACGCGCCCGAGGCTGTCCCTCCTGTGGCTGCTGCCGCTGGTGGCGGCGCTGATCGTCGGCTGGCTCGGCTGGCAATGGCTGGAGGACCGCGGTCCGCAGATCGTCATCATCTTCCAGTCCGGCGACGGGCTGGAGGCCGGGCGGACCCCGATCAAGCTCAAGAACGTCAATCTCGGCGTGATCGAGTCGGTCCGCCTGTCCGACAACCTGTCCCAGGTGATCGCCACCGCCCGCATGGACCGCACCGCCAGCCAGCACCTGAGGGAGGGAACCCGCTTCTGGGTGGTGGAGCCTCGCCTCAGCCTTGGCGGGGTGTCCGGTCTGAGCACCGTGGTGTCCGGCACCTATGTGGAGATGGAGCCCGGCGGCGGCGCGGAGCGGCGAGAGTTCTACGCGCTGGACGAACCGCCGGTGGTCCGCGCCGACACGCCGGGCCGCAGCTTCACCCTGAAGGCGGAGCAGCTGGGATCGCTGGCGCAGGGGTCGCCGGTCTATTTCCGTGGCGTCCAGGTGGGCGAGGTGATGGGCTACAACCTGTCGCCCCAGGACCGCACGGTGTCGGTCTCCATCTTCGTCCGCGCCCCCTATGAGGGACTCGTGCGCGAGGGGAGCCGGTTCTGGCGGTCGTCGGGTATCCAGTTCACCGCTGGGGCCGAGGGACTTAAGTTCCAGATGGAATCGCTGAGGGCGCTGGCGCTGGGCGGCGTGGTGCTGGAAACCCCGCCCGATCCGGAGGCCGGAGTGCAGGCGAAGGATTGGTCCACCTTCACGCTCTATGAGGATCAGGCCGCGGCCGTGGCGGCGCGCGACCGGCTGCGCGTGCGCTATCGGCTGGAGTTCCCCGGTTCGGTCCAGGGACTCCAGGCGGGGGCGCCGGTGCTGTTGCGCGGCTTGACGGTCGGGCATGTGGCCGCCGTGCGGCTGGAGTATGACGAGGCGACGCAGGAACTTCGCATCCCCGTCTTCATCGATTTCGAACCGGAACTCGTCGTCCGGACCTATGATGTTCAGGAAAACCGGCCGTTGGACGAGGCTGCCGTGCGCCGGCTGGTCGCCACCCAGGTGGAAAAGGGCCTGCGCGGCCGTCTGGCATCCGGAAACCTGCTGACCGGGCAAAGGCTGGTGTTCTTCGACTACGCGCCGGACATGCCGCCCGCACTGGGGCCGGACCGGTCGGAATTGCCGACGGTGGCGTCCAGCGACCTTGATTCGATCATGGCGTCGGCAGGCGAGGTGATGGACAAGATTTCCGCGCTGCCGCTGGACGCGCTGATCGCCGATCTGCGCGGCACCCTGCAATCGGTGAGCGGCCTTGCCGGCTCCCCGGACCTCGCGCGCTCCCTCGCGGAACTCGCCAAGGCGCTGGGCAGCGCCGACGCGCTGATGCGCAATGCCAACCGCCAATTGCCGGAGGTGGTGAGGAGTCTGCGCGGGGTGGCGACGGCGGCGGAGGGAGCGTTGAACAGCGCCAACGGCTTGATGACCGGAAGCGGCGGGCAGCCCGACCTGCCGGAGGTGCTGCGGCAGTTGAACGACGCCGCGCGGTCCTTCCGCGTGCTGGCCGACTATCTGGAACGCCACCCCGATGCGCTGATTTGGGGCAAGAGACGGTAAGGGATGGGGGAAGGAATGAGGATGGAGCGGATGCGCGGATTGCGGGGGGCGGCGATGGCGCTGCCCTTGCTGGTGCTGGCGGCCTGCCAGTCGGCGCCGGACAGCCAGCTCTACACGCTGGCGGTGGTGCCGCCGTCAGGAACGGCGCAGCCGGTCCGCACCGCGTTTCAAACCTTGGCGCTGGGATCGCTGGACCTGCCGATGCTGATCGACCGGCCTCAGATCGTCGTCCGCATCGACAGCAACCGGGTGAAGGAACTGGAGTTCAACCGCTGGGCCGAGCCTCTGGCCGACGGGCTCCGCTCCACCCTTACCGGCGATTTGACGGCGCGCCTGCCCGGCGTGACCGTCCTGCCGGTGGCCGGCAGCGCGGTGGAAGAGGGCACGGCGGTGCTGGCCGTCACCATCCTGCGCTTCGATGCCGACATCAGCGGCCGGGTGGTGCTGGACGCGCAATGGAGCCTGACCCAGGCCGGCGGCGCACGGAAGATCGGCCCGACGCGAGAGGCGGTGGACGTCTCTGCCGCCAGCGCCGGGCCGGATGCCCTGGTGCGGGCGATGAGCCAGGCGGTCGCCATTTTCTCCGACCGCATCGTCGCCGCGGTGCGCCGCTGAGAAGCGGCCCCGTTCAGTGGAGCAGGGTGGCGCCGCGGTCGGCAGTCGGGTGGGGGCGGTCCATGCGCCCGGCCGCCGTCCGATGGGGCCGAAGGTCCTCCGCCTCCGGGTCGGGCATCAGCAATCCGGCGCGGCTGAGGGCGGAGGCCAGGACGCAGAGCGGCGCCATCGCCATCCGCACGCCCGCCAGCGGCAGCCAATCGTTCATCAGCACTCCGGCTTCACCATGCTGCCCCTGCTGGGCGAGCCGCAGCATGTCGAGCAACAGCGCCTCGTCGATGCCTAGCGACGGGCAGGGCGGCCGGTGCAGGTCCAGCGGGCGGGTGGTGGCCGCCAGAACGATGCGCATCAGCGTGTCGAAGGCCACCGCGGCGTCGTTTGACAGACCCGCCGTGGTCATTCCGTCCTGCCAGTGCGGATGCTGGCGCTCCGGCTCGCGCAGGGGTTCGGCCCACAGGCGCAGAACGGACACGACCAGCGCCTCCGCCGCGTGCAGATCCTGGAATCGCTGGCGCGGCGGCATGGCGCGGCGATGGGACGACATGGTGGGCATGGCGAACTCCGCATTGAAGACAGGCGGAGATTAGGCTGCTCAAAATGATAATGCAAGTCATTCGCATTTGCATTGAGCGAGGTTCGTTGCTCAGCGGTATTCCGCCCGCTGCGCCAGCCCTTCCTTCAGATGCCGGATCGCGGCATGCACCTTGGGCGGCACATGGCGCTTCTGCGGATAGACCGCCCACACCGCGGTGTTCGGCGGCCGGTGGCGATCCAGCAGGGAAACCAACCGCCCCTCCGCCATCGGCACGCGCACGTAGTAATCCGGCAACTGGCAAAGCCCGAATCCCCGCAACGCGGCATCCAGCACCGAGAAGCCGCTGTTGCAGCGCCAGCGGCCGCGCGGACGGAACAGCCAGTCCTGCCCTTCGTCGTCGAACAGCCAGTGATCGGAGGTGCCGATCAGGCATTGGTGGGTGCCGAGGTTTGCCAGGCCGTCGGGGATGCCGTGGCGGTCGAGATAGGCCGGCGCCGCGCAGAGATGCATCACCCGCGGGGCGATGCGGGTCGCCACCATGCTCGATTCGCTGAGGCGGCCGAGGCGGATCGCCAGATCATAGCCCTCCTGCACCAGATCGAGCTGCCGGTTGGTCAGCTCCACCTCGATGCTCAGCTGGGGGTGGCGCTCCATCAGGTCGTTGATCAGCGGCATGACGAAGCGCTCGCCATAGGCGGTGGCGCAGGTCATGCGCAGCATTCCCTTGATCTCGCTGTCGCTGTCGCCCTGAAGCGCGCCCACCGCCAGGAAAGCCTCGTCGCGCTGTTCGGCCAGCCGCCGGCAGCGGGCGAGAAAGGCGTGGCCGCTCTCCGTCAGGCTGACCTTGCGGGTGGTGCGGTAGAACAGGCGGGCCTGCAGCCGGTCCTCCAGCCGCGCCACGCTGCGGCTGACATGGGAGGAGGAGACGCGCAGACGCTCCGCCGCACGGGAAAAGCTGCCGGTTTCGGCCACCGCCACGAATTCGTCGATGCCGTCCCAGCCGCTCATGGTCATTCTCCCAAGGCCATCCGGACATTATCCCCGCACGGCAAAAATCTATTCCCAAAATCGCCGTTCTGGCAATGACCGCTCGCGGGCTACACTGCGGTAATCAAATGCCAATCCTCATTGGCGAAACCGTTTTCGGGAAGGAAAGCCACATGGTCCTGTCACGCGCCGCCGTCGCCTGGGAAGCCAACCGTCCGCTGGAAATCGAGGAAGTCGAAGTCGCGGCGCCCAAGGCCGGCGAGGTGATGGTCCGCATCGTCGCCACCGGCGTCTGCCATACCGATGCCTACACCCTGTCCGGCAAGGATTCGGAAGGCGTCTTCCCCTGCATCCTCGGCCATGAGGGCGGCGGCGTGGTGGTGGAGGTCGGCCCCGGCGTCACCTCCGTCGCGGTCGGCGACCACGTCATCCCGCTCTACACCCCGGAATGCGGCAAGTGCAAATTCTGCCTGTCCGGCAAGACCAACCTGTGCCAGGCGATCCGCGCGACCCAGGGCAAGGGCCTGATGCCGGACGGCACCAGCCGCTTCTCGCTGAAGGGCAAGCAGATCGCCCATTATATGGGCACCTCGACCTTCTCCGAATACACGGTACTGCCGGAGATCGCGCTCGCCAAGATCAACAAGGCCGCGCCGCTGGAAAAGGTCTGCCTGCTGGGCTGCGGCGTCACCACCGGCATGGGCGCGGTGATGAACACGGCGAAGGTGGAGCCGGGCTCGACCGTCGCCATCTTCGGCCTGGGCGGCATCGGCCTGTCGGCCATCATCGGCGCCACCATGGCGAAGGCCAGCCGCATCATCGGCATCGACATCAACCCGTCGAAGTTCGAGATCGCCAGGCAGTTGGGCGCCACCGACGTCATCAACCCGAAGGACTTCGACCGCCCGATCCAGGAAGTGCTGGTGGAGATGACCGACGGCGGCGTCGATTACAGCTTCGAGTGCATCGGCAACGTTCAGATCATGCGCGCCGCCCTGGAATGCTGCCACAAGGGCTGGGGCGAGTCGGTGATCATCGGCGTCGCCGGCGCCGGCGAGGAGATCTCCACCCGTCCGTTCCAGCTGGTGACCGGCCGCGTCTGGCGCGGTTCCGCCTTCGGCGGCGTCAAGGGCCGCTCGGAGCTGCCGGAATATGTGGAGCGCTACCTGCGCGGCGAGTTCGAGCTGGATACCTTCATCACCCACACCATGGGGCTGGAGGACATCAACCACGCCTTCGACCTGATGCATGAGGGCAAGAGCATCCGCTCGGTCATCCTCTACAACCAGTAAGGCCACGGCTGCTAGGATGACGGCGCTCCCCTCTCCCGCAGCGGGGGAGGGGAGCGTTTTGCGACAGCGACTTTGAAAAGGGCAGTTCCATGACCGACCCCCTCACCACCCTGTCGGAAACCCGCGTCTTCGGCGGCCGGCTGAAGCGGGTGCGGCACCAGTCCGCGGCGGTGCGCTGCGAAATGACCTTCGCCATCTTCCTGCCGCCGCAGGTGGAGGACGGCGCCAAGGTGCCGGTCTTCTATTGGCTGTCCGGCCTGACCTGCACCGACGAGAACTTCACCCAGAAGGCCGGCGCCTTCCGCGTCGCGGCTGAGCTGGGCCTTGCCATCGTCGCCCCCGATACCAGCCCGCGCGGCGAAGGGGTGCCGGGCGATCCCGACGGCGCCTGGGATTTCGGGCAGGGCGCGGGCTTCTACGTCGATGCGACGGAGGAGCCGTGGGCGCGGCATTACCGCATGCACGATTATGTGACGCGGGAACTGCCGGCGCTGGTCGAAGGGAATTTCCCGGTCAGCGGCCGCCGTTCCATCGCCGGCCATTCGATGGGCGGGCATGGCGCGCTGGTCTGCGCGCTGAAGCATCCCGGCTTCTACAAGGCGGTGTCGGCCTTCGCCCCCATCGTCAACCCGGCGGCGGTTCCCTGGGGCGAGAAGGCGTTCGGCCGCTATCTGGGACCGGACCAGGACCGCTGGCTGGACTGGGACGCCTGCGCGCTGATCGGCAAGGCGAAGGAGCGTTTGCCGATCCTGATCGACCAGGGTGACCGCGACGGCTTCCTGGAGGCGCAGTTGAAGCCGCAGGCGCTGGTCGCCGCGGCGGAGGCGGCGGGTCATCCGCTGACGCTGCGCATGCAGCCCGGCTATGACCACAGCTATTTCTTCATCAGCACGTTCATCGAGGATCACCTGCGCCATCACGCGGCGGCGCTGGCGGGGTAGGGGCAGGCTTCGATTGCCCCCACCTAGCCTCCCCCGCCGGGCGGAGGAGAGTTGGGGTGGGGGCCTAGCTTCGTTCCCCCGCCGGCTCCCTTACCCCAGCCGCCGCGTCAGGTGGTTGTCCCACCGGAATTCCGGCGCCCGGCGCTCCGGCCCTGCCGTTGCGCTGACCGACACCGGTTCGATCACGCCCAACCCGCTGGTCGCCAGATACCCCTCGTCGCTCGGCGCCAGCCCGCAGCCGTCGGTCAGCGTGGTCGAGCCGAGCCAGGCGCCGGTCGCGGCGTCCCACAGCCCGATGATCCCGCCCGGCGGCGAACTGGCGGCGACGGTCCTGCCGTCCGACGCGACGCTGCCGATATAGCCCTGCATGCGCGACAGCATGTCCTCCGGCGTATCGAAGAGGCGGACGGCCCCGCTGCCGGGGCGGTGCGCGCCGGTCAGGGGCTGCAGCATGCCGATGGGCCGCTCGTCCTGCATGCCGAAGGCGACGCCGCCGTCGTCCAGCAGGGCGATGTGGCGGATGCCGAGGTTGCTGTGTTCCTCCGGCAGGCGGACCTTGTCGAGCAGCCTGCCGGTCGCCGCCTCCACATAGGTCAGCGAGGCGTCCATGCTGTCGAGGTTCAGCTTGGCCCGGCCAGTGTCGGGATGGGTGATGACGCCGCCATTGGCCACCGCGAGCGTGGTGCCGTCATGCATCAGGATCAGTTCATGCGGTCCCAGCCCGTGGGTCGGGATGGCGCCGGTGCGGCGGTAATCGTCGGTGGCGTCATAGACGCCGATGGCCCCCTCCTCGCGCGGGACGTCGTCCTCGGCGACATAGAGGGTGCGGCCATCGGCGGAATAGCCGCCATGGCCGGTGAAGCGGCGGTCGTCCGGCGCCCGCAGGACCGGACCGGGAGTGCCGTCGGCCAGCGACAGGATCTGGAACCAGCGGCCGGGCCGGCGGGAGAAGACCACGGCCTCGGCCATGGCCGGACGCGGCACGATGCCGTGGGCGCGGCCGGGGGTGGGGGTGGTGAACAGCACCTTGCCGGCAGGGTCCAGCGCCGCGACGCCGTAGCTCGGCTCCGCCCCGGCGGTGGCATAGGCGTTGAGATAGATCGTGCCGTTGCCGGCGGCATGGGCCGTGCCGGTCAGCATGGCCAGCAGCCCACCGCCCAGCAGTCGCCCGCCAATCAGATTCCCGCCCGCCATCAGGCCGAGGATGTGCCGGCGGTCCATCGCTCCCTTCCCGCTCATGGGTTCAGTCCCCGTCCAGCTCATTGAAGCCCAGCGTGATGTCCAGCAGCGGGGCGAGCGTGCCCAGCATCTCCACCCGTGCCGCCTTGATCAGGCGCAGCGCGGCATCGGTTTTCTGGCGGGCGGCCGGATCGGTCACCGCCTTGTTCAGCGGACCCGGCACCGCCGCCACGGCGCCGATCGCGGCGGCGAAGCTCCCGTCGACCGCCTGCTTCGCGGCGGTTCCGTCCTCGCCCGGCGGCAGCAGCGAGACGAAGCCCGGCCCGCCATTCTCGCCCATCAGCAGGGCGCGCAGCCCTTCCAGATTCAGCGCGATGTTGCGCAGCCCCCGGCCGCTGCGCAGGGCTTCGACCACCATCGGCTTGGCATCCTCGATGCCGGTGCCGAGCGGGGCCATCAGCTTCTGATCGATGATCACCTGCATCGCGGTGACGGCGGAGGTGTAGAGCGTGTTCACCGCCTCCGACGGGGTGGGGCCGAGGACGGTCGCCTCACCGGCGGCCAGCGGCGCCTCCAGTTCCTTCCAGCCGTCGCGCGCATCGGCCGCGATGGCGGCGACGTTGCGGGCGGCGGCGGCGGCGAGCCGCGCGCGGAAGCGCTTGGCGTCGCTGCCGGTGAAGCTCTCCACCGTGACGTTCTCGTCGAACAGCAGCCGTTCCAGCACGGTCAGGCCCTGCACGGCCGCGCTCTGGCGGGCGAGCGCCCCCGGCTGCAGCAGCTTCGGATCCTGGTCGCGCAGAATCTGGCCGATCTGGCGTTGGACCACGCCGGCCCGTTCCGGCCAGAAGGACAGGCGGTCGGCCCGCAGGTTCACGGTCAGCGGACCCGGCCGCAGATGCTGCACGCCGGCCCAGGCGTCGGTGACCCGGGTGTGGGCCGTCCGCGCCTCCTCCAGGCCGGCGGCGCTGGGGCTGGCGGCGAAGCGGTCGAGCGTGTCGGCATAGGCGTCGGCCGCCGCCGCCAGCGCGTCGAAGCGGGGCAGGGCATGGGTGCGGACCATGCCGGCCAGGAAGGCGCTGTCGTTGTCCGACTGCCGGGCGGCGAAGGCCGGGGTCCGGGGCAACAGGGCGGCCACGGCGGCGGCCGACATCAGTCCAAGCACTATGCGGCGTCGCATACGATCAAATCCCTTCTGCCGGTTACGCGGATCAAAGCCCCGCCCATCCTTTACAAACCAAAGACATAGCGCACCAGCCGCTTCCGCTCCGCCGCAGGCAGGGTCATGAAGCGGTCCTTCGCTCCCTCGGCTTCGCCGCCGTGCCACAGGATGGCTTCGGTCACGCTGCGGGCGCGCCCGTCATGCAGCAGCGATAGCTGCCCGTCCTTTGCCGCCAGCCGGTTCAGCCCCCAAAGCGGCGTGGTGCGCCAGTCGCTTCCGCGCGCCTCGCCCATCGCCAGCCCATCGCCCAGCGCCGGGCCGAGGTCGTGCAGCAGCATGTCGCTGTGCGGGAAGATGTCGCGGTCGGACAGGGCCGGATGGGACGGATCCTCCACCGTGCGCCAGGACGGGCGGTGGCAGGCGGCGCAGCCGGTGTCGGCGAACAGCCTGGCGCCGGCCTCGTCCTTCGACGCCTCCAGACTGCCGTCGGGCGGCAGGTCGCGCAGGTAGCCGTCGATCAGGCCGATCACCGTGCTGGGGATTTCCAGCCCCTCGAACTGCTTGGAGTCGCCGTGCGGGGCGTTGCGGCAGGCGGTCTGGGCCGGGGTGCAGTCGCCCCAGGGTACGGGAAAGGCCGGGGTCGACATGCCGATGTCGAGGCTGAAGGCCTCCGCATCCTGATGTTCGAGCGTGGGGTGCATCGCCTTCCAGCCGAAACGGCCGACCTGACGCTTGCCGTCCACCGTCACATTGTTCACCCGGCCGGCCACGGGACCGCCGGACGCCGCCTGCCTTGCCGCCTCCGCCTCGATCGCCTCGGCCGGGATGCGGTCGAGCAGGCCCATGCCATGGACCCGCGGAGGCACGCGGGCGGACATCACCGTCGCTTCGGCCAGCGGGCCATAGCCGAGATCCTCGACCACCGGGGTGGGATGGCGCAGCCGGACGATTTCGCCGTCGGGGAAGCGCACCTCCTCCTCCCGGTAGGTGACACGGGGGCGCCCTTCGATCACCTGTCCGAGGATGGCGTTGGCCTGGATCTGCCGGCCATAGACCGGGTCGTCGTTCAGCTTGATCGTATAGCCGACGCCCTGGTCCCCCGCCATCGCCGGGTCTGGCGGACGGCCGCCGCCGCCGCGCGGATGGCAGACGGCGCAGGACCGCGCGTTGTAGAGAGGCCCCAGACCGTCCGCCGCCTGGGTCGCGGTGGGCGCCGCCACCCACATGCGGCGGAACAGCGCCTCGCCGATGCGGTTGTCGAGGCCGCTGTCGGCCTGCGCGGC belongs to Azospirillum ramasamyi and includes:
- a CDS encoding di-heme oxidoredictase family protein, whose product is MLEISLRGTAVALVLLLAPAAQADSGLDNRIGEALFRRMWVAAPTATQAADGLGPLYNARSCAVCHPRGGGGRPPDPAMAGDQGVGYTIKLNDDPVYGRQIQANAILGQVIEGRPRVTYREEEVRFPDGEIVRLRHPTPVVEDLGYGPLAEATVMSARVPPRVHGMGLLDRIPAEAIEAEAARQAASGGPVAGRVNNVTVDGKRQVGRFGWKAMHPTLEHQDAEAFSLDIGMSTPAFPVPWGDCTPAQTACRNAPHGDSKQFEGLEIPSTVIGLIDGYLRDLPPDGSLEASKDEAGARLFADTGCAACHRPSWRTVEDPSHPALSDRDIFPHSDMLLHDLGPALGDGLAMGEARGSDWRTTPLWGLNRLAAKDGQLSLLHDGRARSVTEAILWHGGEAEGAKDRFMTLPAAERKRLVRYVFGL